A window of candidate division KSB1 bacterium contains these coding sequences:
- a CDS encoding tetratricopeptide repeat protein, whose protein sequence is MRNTITFILLFVFFTALLSFAKTQNDFSSLILQGKEKLKQAENTWQEADLLQARAFFERLITAQPTEAWLVQYYLALADYRLTTFYFTIEAQDKAKAFLDDGIEQLQNCVTSKPDFAEAHSLLGALYGNKIAVNPFSAMVLGPKSGKEMAKALELEPNNPRTHLIAGWSAYFTPKMFGGGKDKAQQYFEQAIAFFNSYQVTDPLLPNWGYEEAYTWLGMLQMENGELEAAKTNFEKALQINPDYSWVKNDLMPNLQKKLAAKK, encoded by the coding sequence ATGAGAAACACCATTACATTCATCCTACTTTTCGTTTTTTTCACGGCGCTGCTATCTTTCGCTAAAACTCAAAATGATTTCAGTTCATTAATTCTCCAGGGTAAGGAGAAATTAAAACAGGCAGAAAATACCTGGCAGGAAGCAGATTTATTGCAAGCTCGTGCTTTTTTCGAACGGCTGATAACAGCTCAGCCAACAGAGGCTTGGCTGGTGCAATATTACCTCGCTCTGGCGGATTATCGATTAACAACTTTCTATTTTACTATTGAGGCTCAAGATAAGGCTAAGGCGTTTCTTGATGATGGGATCGAGCAGTTGCAAAACTGCGTTACAAGTAAGCCTGACTTTGCAGAAGCGCACAGTCTTTTAGGCGCATTATATGGAAATAAAATCGCTGTGAACCCATTTTCGGCCATGGTGCTGGGACCGAAATCGGGTAAAGAAATGGCAAAGGCGCTGGAGTTAGAGCCAAATAATCCGCGAACTCATTTGATCGCTGGTTGGTCGGCCTATTTTACGCCAAAAATGTTCGGTGGCGGTAAGGACAAGGCACAACAATATTTCGAACAGGCTATTGCTTTTTTCAATAGTTACCAAGTTACTGATCCGTTGCTGCCCAATTGGGGGTATGAGGAAGCTTATACCTGGTTGGGCATGCTTCAGATGGAAAATGGAGAGTTGGAAGCTGCAAAAACAAATTTCGAAAAGGCGCTACAAATTAATCCTGACTATTCCTGGGTGAAAAATGATTTAATGCCAAATTTGCAAAAGAAATTGGCCGCAAAAAAATAA
- a CDS encoding TonB-dependent receptor: MRTTYFILMALWSILLSANSLAQPEPICTIKGSVINEKNTPLPFANIFLKGRMEGSVSDSLGNFSFKTKASGKVTLICSYIGYQSFEKELELKAGSIIEINIKLRQIEIRGRSVMVTASAFTATDEGEGVTLTAMDVVRTPGAAADLFWAIKTFPGLQQVDEGAGLFVRGGDVSETVVLLDGAIINHPYKYESPTGGFFGTFSPFLLKGTFFSSGGFSAQYGNALSGALAMESLDLPDQRAIGLGLGLAAESIYLAVPLVDDKFGFSLSGNRSNTKMMFQLNNCSKDFSQYPFSYDFNFNSVYKMNPQSQLKFFAYRAADKVGVEIDDPDYSTHFHGNNSNQLYHLKYHSLVQKKFLLQANLAFSNFKRDVRLSVMELDFEDRLYQARLNAEIESFQGYTLQAGMEFFKNQTLISGTITQNELDLSPTAPTDQVYTDYNSYRAAQFIELELFGPLGIKMTPGLRGEYESISKKFILDPRLALIYSLTPQSNLTASWGIYHQFPEPSYYDPYIGNPQLSSMQAVHYIIGYAFQQENKIFRLEGYYKNYSKLLLEEEQLNYVNQGHGYATGIDVFAKNSWGPISGWISYSWLKARRKWLDAPTLAPPYFDITHNLTLVLNATLPKNFSAGISFRYATGKPYTPAPDKYHQARVPDYMRVDLTLSHLQRFFEGNLTVFYLGISNLEGRINIYDYRYSSDYQRRDAVDSSFGRSVYFGVSFNL; the protein is encoded by the coding sequence ATGAGAACCACTTATTTCATTTTGATGGCGCTCTGGTCAATCCTCCTCTCTGCAAATTCCTTGGCCCAGCCAGAACCCATCTGTACGATTAAGGGCTCGGTCATTAACGAGAAAAATACGCCCCTGCCGTTTGCCAATATCTTCCTCAAAGGACGAATGGAAGGGAGCGTTTCGGATAGCCTGGGCAATTTTTCTTTTAAAACCAAAGCATCGGGCAAAGTCACATTAATCTGTTCCTACATCGGCTACCAATCTTTTGAAAAAGAATTGGAGTTGAAAGCTGGCTCGATCATCGAAATCAACATCAAATTGAGACAAATCGAAATACGAGGGCGATCGGTGATGGTCACGGCCAGCGCCTTCACCGCTACTGATGAAGGCGAGGGGGTCACGCTCACAGCCATGGATGTGGTGCGCACGCCTGGTGCGGCGGCCGATCTGTTCTGGGCGATCAAAACTTTTCCTGGCTTGCAACAGGTCGATGAAGGCGCTGGCTTATTTGTCCGTGGCGGCGATGTCTCGGAAACGGTGGTGCTGCTGGACGGCGCTATCATCAATCACCCTTATAAATACGAATCGCCCACTGGTGGCTTTTTCGGGACGTTCAGCCCATTCCTATTGAAGGGGACTTTCTTCTCCAGTGGCGGTTTCTCGGCGCAGTATGGGAACGCTCTATCAGGCGCTTTGGCCATGGAAAGCCTCGATCTGCCCGACCAACGGGCCATCGGATTGGGCTTGGGACTGGCGGCTGAATCGATTTATTTGGCTGTGCCGCTTGTTGATGACAAATTTGGCTTTTCCCTGTCAGGCAATCGCAGCAATACAAAGATGATGTTCCAATTGAATAACTGCAGCAAGGATTTCTCCCAGTATCCATTTTCTTATGATTTCAATTTCAATTCAGTTTATAAAATGAATCCGCAAAGCCAGCTCAAATTTTTCGCCTATCGAGCCGCCGATAAAGTCGGCGTGGAGATCGACGATCCTGATTATTCGACTCATTTTCACGGCAATAATTCCAACCAGCTTTATCATCTGAAATACCATAGCCTGGTCCAGAAAAAATTTTTATTGCAGGCGAATCTGGCGTTCAGCAATTTCAAGCGGGATGTGCGGCTGAGCGTAATGGAGCTGGATTTTGAGGATCGACTCTATCAGGCACGGCTCAATGCTGAGATCGAATCATTCCAGGGATACACCTTACAAGCGGGCATGGAATTTTTTAAGAATCAGACCTTGATTTCAGGAACCATCACCCAAAATGAATTGGATTTAAGCCCTACTGCGCCAACCGATCAGGTGTATACCGATTACAATTCCTACCGAGCCGCTCAATTTATCGAGTTGGAGTTATTTGGTCCTTTGGGAATAAAAATGACCCCAGGGCTGCGGGGTGAGTATGAGTCCATTTCCAAAAAATTTATACTTGATCCACGATTGGCGCTGATCTATTCGTTAACGCCCCAGTCGAATCTCACGGCCAGTTGGGGTATCTATCACCAGTTTCCTGAGCCGAGCTATTATGATCCTTACATCGGCAATCCCCAGTTGTCCTCGATGCAAGCGGTACATTACATTATCGGCTATGCGTTTCAGCAAGAGAATAAAATTTTTCGTCTGGAAGGCTACTATAAAAATTACTCCAAGCTGCTGCTGGAAGAGGAGCAATTGAATTATGTCAATCAGGGGCATGGCTATGCCACTGGCATCGATGTATTTGCCAAAAATTCTTGGGGACCAATCTCTGGCTGGATTTCATATAGCTGGCTCAAGGCTCGCCGCAAATGGCTGGATGCGCCAACGTTGGCCCCGCCTTATTTCGATATCACCCACAACTTGACGCTGGTGCTGAATGCCACGCTGCCCAAAAATTTTTCGGCGGGAATCAGCTTTCGTTATGCCACGGGAAAACCGTATACCCCTGCGCCCGATAAATATCATCAGGCGAGAGTTCCAGATTATATGCGAGTCGATTTGACCCTCTCCCATTTGCAACGCTTTTTCGAAGGAAATCTGACGGTCTTTTATTTAGGCATCTCCAATCTGGAGGGAAGAATCAACATCTATGATTATCGTTATTCGTCTGATTATCAGCGGCGGGATGCGGTGGATAGCTCGTTTGGCAGGTCGGTTTATTTTGGAGTTTCATTTAATTTGTGA
- a CDS encoding deoxynucleoside kinase yields the protein MSDSNYFFALAGNIGVGKTTWTKLLSEHFGWRPYYEKVVENPYLADFYHDMERWSFHSQIFFLTQRFKAHLEIQRTTMTCIQDRTIFEDGEVFAKNLYLNQVMSEKDYRSYRDLYETIIDSLRYPDLIIYLRASTWTLISRIRKRGRDYERRISKEYLAQLNRAYEDWIKRYALRNRVLVVDTDNLDIEKDLSRVDKIIKQVGLYETQLELFPKMTAI from the coding sequence TTGAGCGACAGCAATTATTTTTTTGCTTTAGCTGGCAATATTGGTGTGGGAAAAACTACTTGGACCAAACTGCTAAGTGAACATTTTGGCTGGCGGCCATACTATGAAAAAGTTGTAGAGAATCCGTACCTGGCGGATTTCTACCATGATATGGAGCGCTGGAGCTTTCATTCACAAATATTTTTCTTGACCCAGCGCTTCAAAGCGCATCTGGAAATCCAGCGAACCACGATGACCTGTATTCAAGATCGAACGATTTTTGAGGATGGCGAGGTGTTCGCCAAAAATTTGTACCTGAACCAGGTGATGTCAGAAAAGGATTATCGCAGCTATCGCGATCTATATGAGACTATTATTGATTCTCTCCGCTACCCGGATCTTATCATCTATCTTCGGGCTTCTACTTGGACCCTGATCAGCCGCATCCGCAAGCGGGGCCGCGACTACGAACGAAGGATTAGCAAAGAGTATCTTGCCCAGTTGAACCGAGCATACGAAGATTGGATCAAACGTTATGCGTTGCGTAACCGGGTCCTGGTTGTCGACACGGATAATCTCGATATCGAGAAAGATTTATCCAGAGTCGATAAAATTATCAAGCAAGTGGGACTGTATGAGACACAATTAGAGTTGTTTCCGAAGATGACTGCGATTTAG
- the nadB gene encoding L-aspartate oxidase has translation MTIKTDFLVIGSGIAGLSFSLKAAQHGTVTIITKKERAESNTNYAQGGLAAVLSPDDSFDLHIEDTKKAGAGLCHDDVVELVVRNGPERVRELIAWGVEFSRQSPPQNHQLDLGREGGHSRNRIVHAKDLTGKVVEQSLLEATKRHPNITILEQNLAIDLITEHHLGLKFSDLTQPLHCWGAYVLDEASGQIHQFLARTTILATGGCGQVYQHTTNPAIATGDGIAMAYRAGAKIANLEFMQFHPTTLYHPQSKSFLISEAVRGFGAKLKTQNGALFMEKYHPMAELAPRDIVARAIDAELKKRGEEFVYLDITHKNADEIKARFPHIYENCLKFNIDITTQPIPVVPAAHYMCGGVVTDIHGRTNIENLYACGEVACTGLHGANRLASNSLLEAVVFADQVYQSVLEQKQRFPEISFPDIPIWNDEGTFNQEEWVLISHDKEEVQSLMWDYVGIVRSNLRLQRALRRVNLIAREVENFYKKTKITAGLIELRNLVQVARLIINCALYRKESRGLHYTTDYPERDDKHWLKDTVLIQRNGKLIFL, from the coding sequence ATGACAATCAAAACAGATTTTCTTGTTATCGGCAGCGGCATTGCTGGTCTCTCTTTCTCTTTAAAGGCAGCTCAACACGGGACGGTTACCATAATCACGAAAAAAGAGCGGGCGGAATCGAATACTAACTATGCGCAGGGAGGGCTGGCGGCGGTTTTATCCCCGGATGATTCCTTTGATCTCCATATCGAGGATACGAAAAAGGCAGGGGCTGGGCTATGTCACGACGACGTTGTTGAGCTGGTGGTGCGCAATGGCCCGGAGCGCGTTCGGGAGCTGATTGCTTGGGGGGTCGAATTTTCACGCCAGAGCCCACCGCAGAATCACCAGCTTGATTTGGGCCGGGAAGGAGGACACAGCCGGAATCGGATTGTTCATGCCAAGGATCTCACAGGCAAGGTAGTGGAACAATCATTGCTTGAGGCGACGAAGCGGCATCCTAATATTACCATCCTGGAACAAAATTTGGCAATTGATTTAATCACTGAACATCATTTGGGCTTGAAGTTCTCGGATCTCACTCAGCCTTTGCACTGTTGGGGCGCATACGTTCTGGATGAAGCCAGTGGTCAGATTCATCAATTTCTGGCAAGAACCACAATCCTCGCAACAGGTGGATGTGGCCAGGTGTATCAGCACACCACCAATCCAGCAATTGCCACCGGTGATGGGATCGCCATGGCCTATCGCGCGGGCGCTAAAATCGCAAATTTAGAATTCATGCAATTTCATCCCACGACCCTTTATCATCCACAGAGCAAATCATTTCTGATCTCAGAAGCTGTGCGTGGCTTTGGAGCAAAATTAAAGACCCAAAATGGGGCGCTATTTATGGAAAAATACCATCCCATGGCCGAACTTGCGCCCCGGGATATCGTGGCTCGTGCCATCGATGCCGAATTGAAAAAACGCGGTGAGGAATTCGTTTATCTCGATATCACCCATAAAAACGCTGACGAAATCAAGGCTCGCTTTCCACACATTTATGAAAATTGCCTGAAATTCAATATTGATATCACAACCCAGCCAATCCCTGTCGTGCCAGCCGCCCATTATATGTGCGGTGGAGTCGTAACGGACATCCATGGTCGCACCAATATTGAAAATTTATACGCCTGCGGCGAAGTGGCGTGCACAGGACTTCATGGTGCCAATCGATTGGCCTCCAATTCGCTGTTGGAAGCTGTTGTGTTTGCAGATCAGGTCTATCAATCTGTGTTGGAACAAAAGCAGCGATTTCCCGAGATCAGCTTCCCCGATATTCCAATCTGGAACGATGAGGGCACTTTTAATCAAGAGGAATGGGTACTGATCTCTCATGACAAAGAAGAAGTCCAGAGTTTAATGTGGGATTATGTGGGCATAGTTCGGTCGAATTTGAGGCTGCAACGAGCGCTGCGCCGGGTTAATTTGATCGCCAGGGAGGTAGAAAATTTTTATAAAAAGACCAAAATCACTGCAGGGCTGATCGAGCTTCGAAATCTGGTGCAGGTTGCCCGGCTGATCATCAATTGCGCCCTTTATCGAAAAGAAAGCCGAGGACTCCACTACACCACTGATTATCCTGAGCGCGATGATAAACATTGGTTGAAGGATACCGTGCTGATTCAGCGAAATGGAAAATTGATTTTTTTGTGA
- a CDS encoding SpoIID/LytB domain-containing protein: MIASQNIPIIRIGVLQSADRVILRCNESFSLQNVHGQKLYSGQPNRDYLLTIASQQPAGLRYQVRAGIEKELAQAEQRADALRQQGLATSIRTVGLNFEINGHRIDNREHWVVIGDFGSYEEALAFRNLQEQLGEYVIVERVLSPAKGTIQIDDKIFEAPVRLVPEHQTPNTHITVKDIIIGIEFHWQRYEDLDYRGIIEIGFNNQGKLVVINELDLENYLVSVNSSEMTPDCPLELLKAQTVVARNTVLATMGKHHYNTNFHLCSDDHCQCYQGKKREQPASRQAVESTWGQVIMYENEVCDARYSKICGGIMEAYHNVWENRHIPYMVTGIDSDQPIDCPANTEEKARQLIDTEVPAYCNTHLHPLPPKLANLYSTQNLFRWEVIYQREELERLIAEKTGHDIGELIDIIPLERGDSGRLIYIEIVGSKKRLKIGKELQIRRALSKSHLYSSCFYVIKEYDSSGRLKQLRLKGAGWGHGVGLCQVGATVMAMKQIPYQQILQHYYKGTRLVELYSPK, encoded by the coding sequence TTGATCGCATCTCAAAATATTCCTATAATCCGAATTGGCGTTCTGCAATCAGCAGATCGCGTCATATTGCGGTGCAATGAAAGCTTCTCTCTGCAAAATGTTCATGGGCAGAAACTCTATTCAGGACAACCGAATCGGGATTATCTCCTCACTATCGCTTCCCAACAGCCGGCGGGTTTGCGCTATCAGGTACGCGCTGGTATTGAGAAAGAACTTGCCCAAGCCGAACAACGAGCCGATGCATTGCGACAGCAAGGGCTTGCCACATCCATTCGAACCGTTGGCCTAAATTTTGAAATCAATGGTCACCGCATCGACAATCGCGAACATTGGGTTGTTATTGGCGACTTTGGCAGCTATGAGGAGGCCTTGGCATTTCGGAATCTTCAAGAGCAATTGGGCGAGTATGTAATTGTCGAGCGGGTGCTTTCGCCGGCAAAAGGGACCATTCAGATTGATGATAAAATCTTCGAGGCGCCAGTTCGACTAGTCCCAGAGCACCAGACACCTAATACCCATATTACGGTGAAAGATATCATTATCGGTATTGAATTTCATTGGCAGCGGTATGAAGATTTGGACTATCGGGGCATCATTGAAATCGGATTTAACAACCAGGGGAAATTGGTGGTGATCAATGAATTGGATCTTGAAAATTACTTGGTCAGCGTGAATTCCTCAGAAATGACACCGGATTGTCCGCTGGAATTGCTCAAAGCACAGACCGTGGTCGCTCGAAACACTGTTTTGGCCACTATGGGAAAACATCATTATAATACCAATTTCCATCTTTGCTCTGATGATCATTGCCAATGCTATCAGGGGAAGAAACGGGAGCAGCCAGCCTCCCGTCAAGCAGTCGAAAGCACCTGGGGTCAGGTGATCATGTATGAAAACGAGGTCTGCGATGCCCGCTATTCAAAAATCTGTGGCGGCATCATGGAAGCCTATCATAATGTCTGGGAAAATCGCCATATCCCGTACATGGTTACGGGTATCGACAGCGACCAGCCCATCGACTGCCCAGCTAATACCGAGGAGAAAGCTCGGCAATTGATCGATACCGAAGTACCAGCCTATTGTAACACGCACCTCCACCCATTACCGCCAAAGCTTGCCAACCTTTATTCCACTCAGAATCTGTTCCGCTGGGAGGTCATTTACCAGCGAGAGGAACTGGAGCGGTTGATCGCGGAAAAGACGGGTCATGACATTGGAGAGCTCATCGACATTATCCCACTGGAGCGCGGGGACTCGGGGAGATTGATTTATATTGAAATTGTTGGGTCTAAAAAGCGCTTAAAAATAGGAAAAGAACTCCAGATCCGTCGCGCCTTATCTAAAAGCCACCTTTACAGTTCATGTTTTTATGTAATCAAGGAATACGATAGCAGTGGCCGACTTAAGCAGCTTAGGCTTAAAGGTGCTGGTTGGGGCCATGGGGTAGGACTCTGTCAGGTTGGCGCCACAGTGATGGCGATGAAACAGATCCCCTATCAACAAATTTTGCAGCATTATTATAAAGGCACTAGACTGGTCGAGCTGTATTCTCCCAAATAG
- a CDS encoding CPBP family intramembrane metalloprotease, which produces MNSEHDITMYPSVRQVIFVILLTIGIVFLLGLIGTMLGATKELYLLEAVVILPALLFIYKNRLSAVALFRLRGVNSRVVLISIIIALGIAVVTDEIDRIVEIFFPMPDAVRQAIEAALKIESHSDLIIIVVSSVIFAAIVEEMLFRGFVQTSFEHHFDITKAVMSSALLFAVIHFNPWWLIQVIIIGVILGVMAWKSNSIIPPIIVHFINNSLAIVFVNLSPDQMRWYLRGDHVQIPVVLAAIIATVWGMKLFYEFTESHDSAHLYP; this is translated from the coding sequence ATGAACTCAGAACATGATATCACCATGTATCCTTCCGTTCGGCAGGTGATCTTTGTCATTTTGCTCACTATTGGTATCGTATTCTTGCTGGGCCTTATCGGAACCATGCTCGGCGCTACCAAGGAGTTGTACCTTTTAGAAGCGGTTGTTATCTTGCCAGCGCTCTTGTTCATTTATAAAAATCGTCTTTCGGCGGTAGCTTTGTTTCGATTGCGAGGGGTCAACTCCCGTGTGGTTCTGATCAGTATCATCATTGCGTTGGGAATCGCTGTGGTTACAGATGAAATTGATCGCATCGTAGAAATATTTTTCCCAATGCCCGATGCTGTCCGACAAGCGATCGAGGCGGCACTCAAAATTGAGTCGCATTCCGATCTCATCATTATCGTTGTCTCCTCTGTGATATTTGCCGCTATCGTTGAGGAGATGCTTTTTCGCGGTTTTGTTCAAACAAGCTTCGAACATCACTTCGACATCACCAAAGCGGTCATGTCGAGTGCGTTGCTCTTTGCGGTGATCCATTTCAACCCATGGTGGCTAATTCAAGTCATCATTATTGGGGTCATTTTGGGGGTTATGGCATGGAAAAGCAATAGCATCATCCCCCCAATTATCGTGCATTTTATCAACAATAGCTTGGCGATCGTGTTCGTTAATCTCTCGCCGGATCAGATGCGATGGTATTTGCGCGGAGATCATGTCCAAATTCCAGTTGTTCTGGCTGCAATCATAGCAACTGTTTGGGGCATGAAGCTTTTCTATGAATTTACTGAATCGCACGACTCAGCTCATCTCTATCCATGA
- a CDS encoding RNA methyltransferase — MLSKARFNYILSLKRKKYRETHRKFLVEGYHLCTEAIRSDFEVETLLIAPELLAKEKYTDLLNLASLKAIKVEKIEALDVRKLADTVNSQGIFAIVEQKKFHLDDVIRSGFEFGIVIDAGQDPGNLGTIIRTCDWFGVSAIFLGKGTVELFNPKVVRSTMGSIFHLPIVEQLDLCDWLPRMKQLGYSIFGADVNGTYAYHQVTYPRPLLMVIGNEHHGIRPKLYPYFDKLVKIPSYGKAESLNMAVAAALIISRIIN; from the coding sequence ATGCTTTCAAAAGCTCGATTCAATTACATCCTCTCTTTAAAGCGCAAAAAATATCGGGAAACTCATCGCAAATTTCTGGTCGAAGGATACCATCTCTGCACCGAGGCCATCCGATCTGATTTTGAGGTCGAAACATTGCTTATTGCACCCGAGTTGTTAGCTAAGGAAAAATACACCGACCTTTTAAACTTGGCCAGTCTTAAGGCTATCAAGGTCGAGAAAATCGAAGCGCTTGATGTCCGAAAATTGGCCGATACAGTCAATTCTCAGGGGATATTTGCGATCGTCGAGCAAAAGAAATTCCACTTGGATGATGTGATAAGGTCTGGTTTTGAATTCGGAATCGTCATCGATGCTGGACAAGATCCCGGCAATTTGGGAACGATCATTCGAACCTGCGACTGGTTTGGCGTCTCAGCAATATTTTTGGGCAAAGGAACCGTAGAGCTGTTCAACCCAAAGGTAGTTCGTTCCACGATGGGGTCCATTTTTCACCTGCCTATTGTGGAACAGCTCGATCTTTGTGACTGGCTACCAAGAATGAAACAGCTGGGTTATTCTATTTTTGGCGCTGATGTTAATGGAACCTATGCCTATCATCAGGTTACCTATCCTCGACCGCTCCTGATGGTTATCGGAAACGAACATCATGGCATTCGACCAAAGCTTTATCCATATTTCGATAAACTCGTCAAAATTCCAAGTTATGGCAAAGCGGAATCGCTTAATATGGCGGTGGCCGCTGCCCTGATAATTAGTCGAATCATCAATTAA
- a CDS encoding PTS sugar transporter subunit IIA, with product MKLAEILSNDDVIIPLKNHDKEKIIEEMVDHLFRHHKIEDRDRILKAILDREQVMSTGVGNQVAIPHGKAEGVKDVVASLGITDKDVDFQSIDNKPVRLIFMLIGPPDKTGPHLKALSRISRLMHRPEFRNRLLDSKSPQEVVKFIKEEEEKYFDLN from the coding sequence TGGCGGAAATTTTATCCAATGATGATGTGATCATTCCCTTGAAAAACCATGATAAAGAAAAAATCATTGAAGAGATGGTGGACCATCTATTCAGGCATCACAAAATAGAGGACCGAGATCGAATTTTGAAAGCGATCTTAGATAGAGAGCAGGTAATGAGCACGGGTGTCGGCAACCAAGTCGCTATTCCGCATGGCAAAGCGGAGGGAGTGAAGGATGTTGTTGCCTCATTGGGGATCACCGATAAGGATGTGGACTTTCAATCAATCGATAATAAGCCAGTGCGATTGATCTTTATGCTCATTGGGCCACCAGATAAAACAGGGCCGCACTTAAAAGCGCTCAGTCGAATCTCTCGATTGATGCATCGGCCGGAATTTCGGAACCGATTACTTGATTCCAAATCCCCCCAGGAAGTTGTTAAATTTATCAAAGAAGAAGAAGAAAAGTATTTCGATCTCAATTAA